From Pseudomonas sp. G2-4:
GTCAGCCAGATGCACTACGCGCGCAAAGGCATCATCACCGCCGAGATGGAATACGTCGCCATCCGCGAAAACATGAAGCTGGAAGTGGCCCGCGCCGCCGGCCTGCTGGACCAGCAACACGCCGGCCACAGCTTCGGCGCCAGCGTGCCGAAGGTCATTACCCCGGAATTCGTGCGTGACGAAATCGCCCGTGGCCGCGCGATCATCCCGGCCAACATCAACCACACCGAATTGGAACCGATGATCATCGGCCGTAACTTCCTAGTGAAGATCAACGGCAACATTGGCAACAGTGCGCTGGGTTCGTCCATCGAAGAAGAAGTGGCGAAACTGACCTGGGGCATCCGCTGGGGTTCGGACACGGTCATGGACCTGTCCACCGGCAAGCACATCCATGAAACCCGCGAGTGGATCATCCGAAATTCGCCGGTGCCGATTGGTACCGTGCCGATCTACCAGGCCCTGGAGAAAGTCGGCGGCGCGGCCGAAGACCTGACCTGGGAGCTGTTCCGCGACACGTTGATCGAACAGGCCGAGCAGGGCGTCGACTACTTCACCATCCACGCCGGCGTGCTGCTGCGCTATGTGCCGCTGACCGCCAAGCGCGTCACCGGTATCGTCAGCCGGGGTGGTTCGATCATGGCCAAGTGGTGCCTGGCGCACCATAAAGAGAACTTCCTCTACACCCACTTCGAAGACATCTGCGAAATCATGAAGGCCTACGACGTCAGCTTCTCGCTGGGCGATGGCCTGCGTCCGGGCTCGATTGCCGACGCCAACGACGAAGCGCAGTTCGGTGAGCTGGAAACCCTCGGCGAGTTGACCAAGATCGCTTGGAAGCACGACGTGCAATGCATGATCGAAGGCCCGGGCCACGTGCCGATGCAGTTGATCAAAGAGAACATGGACAAGCAGCTCGAGTGCTGCGACGAGGCGCCGTTCTACACCCTCGGCCCACTGACCACCGACATCGCGCCGGGCTACGACCACATTACCTCCGGTATCGGTGCGGCGATGATCGGCTGGTTTGGTTGCGCCATGCTCTGCTACGTGACCCCGAAAGAGCATTTGGGATTGCCGAACAAGGATGACGTCAAGACCGGGATCATCACCTACAAGATCGCCGCGCACGCAGCCGACCTGGCCAAGGGTCACCCTGGCGCGCAGATCCGCGACAACGCCTTGAGCAAGGCACGCTTCGAGTTCCGCTGGGAAGACCAGTTCAACCTCGGTCTGGACCCGGACACCGCCCGCTCGTACCACGACGAAACCCTGCCGAAGGACTCGGCCAAGGTCGCGCATTTCTGCTCGATGTGCGGGCCGAAATTCTGCTCGATGAAAATCACCCAGGAAGTGCGCGAGTACGCGGCTAACCAGCGCATTGAAGCGGTGGACGTGGACGTCGCCCAGGGCTTGGCGGAGCAGGCTGAGCGGTTCAAGAAGGAAGGTAGTCAGCTGTACAAGAAAGTGTGATTCGAGCTGATGGGGGCGGTGTTTTCACCGCCCCCATCGCGAGCAAGCTCGCTCCCACAGGGGATCTGCTGTGAACACAAAATCCGTGTACGCCGGTGATCCTCTGTGGGAGCGAGCTTGCTCGCGATAGCGGCCAGAAAAACAACAAATATCCCTCTGAGATGACAACCCTTGAACATCCAACCCAGCACCTACTCCCCCGACACCGCCGTCCCCCTGGACAAACGCGTCTTCGGCGCCCGCGATCTGTTTTCCCTGTGGTTCTCCCTCGGCATTGGCCTGATGGTCTTGCAGGTCGGCGCCTTGCTGGCACCGGGCTTGGGCCTGAGCGGTTCGTTGCTGGCGATTTTCCTCGGCACGCTGGTGGGCGTCCTGCTGCTGGCGGCCGTCGGCGTGATCGGCAGCGACACCGGCCTGTCGGCCATGGCCGCCCTCAAGCTCAGCCTCGGCGGCAAGGGCGCGAGCGTGCCGGCGGTGTTGAACCTGCTGCAACTGATCGGCTGGGGCTCGTTCGAAATCATCGTCATGCGCGATGCGGCCAGCCTGCTCGGCGCCCGCGCTTTCAGTGAAGGCAGCCTGGGCTCGAATCCGCTGCTATGGACCCTGTTCTTCGGTGCCTTGGCGACCTTGCTCGCAGTGAGCGGGCCGTTGACGTTCGTGCGTAAAGTCCTGCGCAAGTGGGGCATCTGGCTGCTGCTGGCGGCGTGCATCTGGCTGACCTGGAACCTGTTCGCCAAGGCCGATCTGGCGGCGCTGTGGACTCAGGCGGGCGACGGCTCGATGCCGCTGGCGGTGGGGTTTGATATCGCGATCGCCATGCCGCTGTCCTGGCTGCCGCTGATCGCCGACTACTCACGCTTCGGCAAACGCGCCAAAAACGTCTTTGGTGGCACTGCCGTGGGTTTCTTCATTGGCAACTTCTGGTTGATGAGCCTGGGCGTGGCCTACACCCTGGCGTTCGCGCCGAGCGGTGAAGTCAATGCGTTGCTGCTGGCCCTGGCGGGCGCCGGGCTGGGAATCCCACTGCTGCTGATTCTGCTGGACGAGTCGGAAAATGCCTTTGCCGATATTCATTCGGCGGCGGTGTCCAGCGGCATGTTGTCGGGGTTGAAGGTCGAGCACCTGGCCTTGGCGATCGGCGTCATCTGCACGTTGATCGCCTGCTTCGCACCGTTGGCGCAGTACCAGAACTTCCTGTTGCTGATCGGCTCGGTGTTCGCGCCGCTGTTCGGCGTGGTGCTGGTGGACCACTTCATCCT
This genomic window contains:
- the thiC gene encoding phosphomethylpyrimidine synthase ThiC: MTTKSKNATNLSDSAKVDEQSVQPFTRSQKIYVQGSRPDIRVPMREISLDVTPTDFGGEINAPVVVYDTSGPYTDPNVIIDVRKGLADVRSSWIEARGDTERLAGLSSNFGQERLADPELTKLRFAHVNNPRRAKPGANVSQMHYARKGIITAEMEYVAIRENMKLEVARAAGLLDQQHAGHSFGASVPKVITPEFVRDEIARGRAIIPANINHTELEPMIIGRNFLVKINGNIGNSALGSSIEEEVAKLTWGIRWGSDTVMDLSTGKHIHETREWIIRNSPVPIGTVPIYQALEKVGGAAEDLTWELFRDTLIEQAEQGVDYFTIHAGVLLRYVPLTAKRVTGIVSRGGSIMAKWCLAHHKENFLYTHFEDICEIMKAYDVSFSLGDGLRPGSIADANDEAQFGELETLGELTKIAWKHDVQCMIEGPGHVPMQLIKENMDKQLECCDEAPFYTLGPLTTDIAPGYDHITSGIGAAMIGWFGCAMLCYVTPKEHLGLPNKDDVKTGIITYKIAAHAADLAKGHPGAQIRDNALSKARFEFRWEDQFNLGLDPDTARSYHDETLPKDSAKVAHFCSMCGPKFCSMKITQEVREYAANQRIEAVDVDVAQGLAEQAERFKKEGSQLYKKV
- the cytX gene encoding putative hydroxymethylpyrimidine transporter CytX, which gives rise to MNIQPSTYSPDTAVPLDKRVFGARDLFSLWFSLGIGLMVLQVGALLAPGLGLSGSLLAIFLGTLVGVLLLAAVGVIGSDTGLSAMAALKLSLGGKGASVPAVLNLLQLIGWGSFEIIVMRDAASLLGARAFSEGSLGSNPLLWTLFFGALATLLAVSGPLTFVRKVLRKWGIWLLLAACIWLTWNLFAKADLAALWTQAGDGSMPLAVGFDIAIAMPLSWLPLIADYSRFGKRAKNVFGGTAVGFFIGNFWLMSLGVAYTLAFAPSGEVNALLLALAGAGLGIPLLLILLDESENAFADIHSAAVSSGMLSGLKVEHLALAIGVICTLIACFAPLAQYQNFLLLIGSVFAPLFGVVLVDHFILRKRSSQVLSSALRWPALLAWLGGVSTYHLLANFYPDIGATLPSLILAGLLQLLLGRAFSYGRGTARA